DNA sequence from the Streptomyces sp. CA-210063 genome:
CCACGTGCTCACCTTCACCGCCACCGCCGGCACATGGCAGCTGACCGCCATGCGCTCCACGGACGGCGGCGCCCCCCGCATCAACGAGCCCGTGGTCCCGGCCGCGGACGCCAAGCTGAGCCGTACGCCGATGGCCGTCATCAACGCCCCGAAGGCGGCCACCACCCGCAACCCCGCGGCCAAGCCGAAGACGCTCACCGGCGGCGCCTACGACTACAAGGCGATGGCGACGTACACCGAGCAGTACTGGAAGAACTACAACCCGGCGTACCGCAAGTACAACGCGGCCGGCGGCGACTGCACCAACTACCTCAGCCAGGGCCTCCTGGCGGGCGGCTGGAAGCAGATCTCCACGGTCACGCCCGAGGAGTACGACACCTGGTACTACGCGTCGAACGGCACGGCCGACGCCTGGATCGGCGTCAACGAGTGGTCCTGGTTCACCCAGACCGCCAAGCGGACCACCGCGCTCGCGAACGTCTACCAGATGGACATCGGTGACGTCCTCCAGGTGGACTTCAACGCGGACGGGGACAAGGACCACTCCATGATGACGACCTACCGCAGCTCCAGCGGCGTCCCGTACCTGACGTACCACGACGCGGACACCTACCGCCGTTCGGTCGCGAGCATCATCGCCTCGTACCCGACCGCGAGCTACTACGCCTACCGCACCTGAGCCGCCCGGCCCGATCGGGCCGCGCCAGGTGTCAGCCGGCGCCCTTCCCGTCCGTGTCGTCCGTCGCGTCCGTCGCGTCCGTCGCGTTCGTCGCGTTCGTCTCGGATTCGGGGAGGGCGTCGGCCCGCGTCAGTTTCGCCATCCCCACCCCGGCCTTGCGCCGCATCTCGCGTTCCGACTCCTCCGGGTGGCGGGCGCGCCAGTACGGGTTGTCGTGCGGCAGCGCCGAACCGACTCTGCCGTACATCCCGAACGTCATCAGCAGGATGCCGACGACAAAGCTGAACAGCACGTTCTGGATGCGGAACGCCAGGAAGTTGGAGTCGGTGTCCAGCAGGGCCATGTTGCCGAAGCCGCTCAGGATGAACAGGATGCCCAGCGTCATGTTCAGCGTGGAGGCGAAGTTGCCGCCGATCACCATGCCGACGAGCAGCAGCAGCCCCACGGCGACCGACAGGACGCTCAGCGTGCCGTTGGTACTCAGCCCCGCGACCTCGTCGCCGCGGGTGTCGAACCAGCCCACCTTGTCGATGAGGCCCAGGATGCCGAAGACGAGCAGGAACAGACCCATCAGGCCGGCCCCGAACCGGTAGACCCTGCTGAGGCGGTGGTCGACGGGAAGATGCTCGTCGATCCTGATCCGCCGCCGGGGACTTGCGTGCCGGCCCTTCGGACGCGCTGAGTGCGTGGCATGCGTGGCCATGTCCGCCTCCCATCGGGTTCGGGTGCGAGCGGAGGCCTGCGTACCCCTTCAGCATCCGACGGGGGGCTCGGACGGGCAACCCAGCGGTGGTCGTCCACTCGGGCAGGGCGCACTCAGCCTGTCCGGCGTGTGAGGCCAAGCGCACTCAGCCTGTCCGGCGTTTGAGGACGAGCCCGAAGGGCGATCGAGGGGGTCTGGGGGCGCAGCCCCCAGGGATGGGACGGGTAGGGGCGGCGGGGGCGAAAGAGATCAGGCCCCCGCCCCGCGCTCCTTGCGGATCAGGTCCACCACCCGGGCCACGTTCTGCCGCACCGCCTCGGTCTCCGTCAGGAAGTGCCAGTAGTCGGGGTGACGGCCCTCCAGCGTCGCTATCGCGCGCTCCAGCCGGGCGACCGAGTCGTCCAGCGGCCGGGCGTGCCGCGGGTCGGGCGTGGAACGGCCGGCCATGGCGAGGCGCTGGGCGTCCCGGATCGCGAACCGGGTCCGGTCGATCTCCTGCTGCGAGTCCTTCTGCACCGCGTTCAGCCGCCGCAGCCGGTCGCCCGCCGCCGAGACCGCCTCGTCGCTGTGGTTCAGCAACGCCCGTACGGTCGACAGCAGCGAGGTCGCGTCCGGCCAGCGCTGGGCGTCCCGCGCGGCCCGCGCCTCACGCAGCTTCAGCTGGGCCTGCTCGACGTCCCGCGCGACCTGGTCCGGCACCTGCTGGAGGTCCTGCCAGCAGGCCGCCACGAACCGCCGCCGCAGCTCGCTCAGTATCTGCGGCACCTGCCCCGCCCGGGTGCCCAGCGCCTCCGCGCGGGTCCGCAGCGACACGAGCCGGTGGTCGATCTCGGCGGCCTTCTCCGGCAGCCGCTCGGCCTCCGTCCGCACCGCCTCCGCCTCGCGTACGACCCGGTCGGCACGCTCCAGCGTCTCCCGTACGCCGTGCTGTCCCGCCCCCTGGTTGAGCTTGGTCAGCTCGGGCGCGAGGGCGGCGAGCCGGGCGGCGAGATCGTCGGCCGTGAGCCCCGAACCCCGTACGGCGTCCAGGGCGTTGGAGGCGGCGAGCAGCCCCTGTCGGGCGCGCTCCACCGCCGGGACAAGCCGGGCCAGCTGGGTCTCGGCCGTGCCGAGCAGCGGCCCGAGCCCCTGCGCGAAACGGTCCAGCTCCTGCTTGACCCGCCCCAGCTCGTCCTTGGCGGCGGTCAGCTCGGTCCGGGCCCGGGTGGCGACGGACGCCTCCAGGTCGTCCCGGTCCAGGTCGTGGGCGTCGACGGCGTTGATGTACTGGTGGCTGGCCTCGTCGATCCGCCGCCCCAGCGCCTCGAAACCGGAGACGGCCTGCCGGGCGGCGGGGGAGTCGTCCACCGCCGTGATCGTCTCTATCGAGATGCGCAGATCCCGCTGGGCGGTGTCCAGCTCGTAGAACGCGGCCGCCGCCGCGTCCTTCGCCGCCTGCGCCTCGGCCCGCTGGCTCTCCGCCCGCCCGCCGAACCACCGCCGGGTGCCGCCCCCGGCGAACGCGGCGGGCAGCACCAGCGCGGCGAGAAGGGGCAGGGCGAGGAGGGCGACGGCGTCCCGGCCCGCCGAGCGGCGGACCCGCCGGGGGCGGGGCGTAGGGCTGTCGGCCGTGCGGGGCGCGCGGCTGTGGGGTTCCGGCGATGGCGCGCGGCCGGGGGGTTCGGGCCGTGGTGCGCGGCTTTCGGGTTCTTGTCGTGGTGCACGGCTGTGGGGTAGTTGTGCGCTCGGCACACTCGGCGTGTACGGCTCTGCAGGTGTCGCCGTCACATCCCTCTCCCGTGCTGTCATCCACCCTGGCCGGTTGCCATTCTCCCACCGGTCAAGGACGAAAACACGGGTCGATCGGTTCGCTGTTCGCCGTGAGGGGCTCAGCCCACGTTCCGCACGGTGACCGAGCCGTCCTTCGTGCCCGCCCTGACACTAACCCCCGGTTATAGGTTTGCGGGGCACGCCGTCGGGCAATGTAGGCTGTCGGCTCGTACTCGGGTGCGTAGCTCAGGGGTAGAGCGCCTGCCTTACAAGCAGGATGTCGGCGGTTCGAAACCGTCCGCGCCCACCAGTAGGTGACGAAGACCCCGGCCGTGATCGGCCGGGGTCTTCGCGTGTCAGGAACCGCGGGCGTGCTTCAGCCGGGTCCGGGCGTCGACCTTCTCCTCGGTGGCTACCTCCGCCCAGAAGCGGTGGCAGCTCACGAACACCGCCAGTTCGCGCTCCCGCTCGCGGAGCTTCTCCACCTCGGCCTGCTCGTCGGGCGTCCAGCCCGGCGAGGCGGGGCGCTCGACCTTCCGCCAGCCGTTGTCGTCACTGAAACCGTCCAGGGGCTCGACCGACCAGGGCAGCCGCTTCAGCAGCGCCAGGAGCTCGGCCCGGACCTGATGCAGCTCCTCCTGACCGGCGAGGAGGTCACTGGGGAAGTCATAGGTCTTAGCCACGCGGCAATGCTACGCCTGTTCGATTTTGGGATGCGAGTTCCTTCTGTCACTTCGGGCACGGCTTCACACGGACGGGTGGATGGGACGGAGGGGGACCTTGGGGAACCGCTGATGCACTGAAGGTGGACCTTGAGGGCTTCGGTATCTTCACGCCATGACCCTCGACGATCTCCGTGTCTTCGTCGCCGTCTGCCGGGCCGGGAGCCTCAGTGCGGTGGCCCGGGAGCTGGGGTGCACCCAGTCGGCGGTGAGTCAGCATGTGCGCCGGCTGGAGCGGGAGACCGGGGTCGCACTCGTGGAGCGGCAGGCCCGCGGGGTCGTGCCGACCCGGGCCGGGCGGGTGCTCCAGGAGGCGGCGGCCGAGGGCATCACCGGGCTCGACCTCGCACTGCGCCGACTGGCCGAGACGGTGCGCGGCGACGGCGGGGTCGTACGGATCGCCACCGGCGGCACCACCGTGCGGCACTTCATGGCGCAGGGCATCGTCGACTTCCGGCGCTCGTATCCGGACGTGGGCCTGGAGTTCCAGACCGTACGGTCGAGCGCCGGGTGTCACGACGCGCTGGCCGACCCGTCCCGGGACCTCGACCTGTCGTGGCTGACCCTCGGGCCCGCCGTCCGGGGCATCGAACAGCGGGCCGTGGCGGAGCTGCCCTGGGTGCTCGCCGTACGCGCCGACGACGAACTCGCCGGACGGGAGTGGGTGGAGGGCAAGGAGCTGGACGGGATGCGGCTCATCGGACTGCCGGAGAACTCCACCTCCTACGCCCACCTCGACGGCGCCTACCGCGAGTTGGGCATCAGCGTCAGTCACTCCGGCGCCGGTGTGGCCGACTGGGACACCGCGATCCTCCTCACCGAACTCGGCGTCGGCCACGCCGTGGTCCCCGCGCTCCCCGGCTGGACCGGCCCCGGCCACCCCGGGCTGCGCTTCGTCCCGGTCCCCGATCTGCCGCCGCTCACCGTCGGCTGGGCCGTACGGTCCTGGGAGGCGCTGTCACCGCCGGCCCGCGCCTTCGCCGACACGGTGGCCCGGCACGCGGTGCGGGTGGGAGGTGGGGTGCGGGCGGTCGAGGGGTGAACTCGCGTCGCTGCGACGCGGGTTCAGCTGGTGGAGAGGTGTTTGGCCGGGGCCGGGCGCGATGGGTCGGCTCAGTGGCCCGCCGCCCGCAGCCCCTCCACCACCTTGGCCGCCACCGGGACCGATACGCCGTGGCGGTCCGCCGCGCGGAGCAACGCGGCTCCGATCGCGTCCAGTTCGAGGGGGCGGCCGGCCTCGGCGTCGCGCTGCATGGAGGACTTCATGGCGGGCGGGAAGGCGTCGTAGCGGCGCAGGGCCTCGGCCGGGTCCACGGGGGCGCCGGAGGCCGCGCTGACGGCCGCCGTCTCCTCGACCAGGGCGGTCAACTCCGCACGGTGGCGCGTACGGACCTCGCCGAGGGGCAGGCCGTAACGGGTCGTCAGCAGCGCGAACGGGGCCAGGAACGACATCTTCGCCCACAGTGCCGCCGTCTCGTCCCCCAGGACCCGGGTGCCCACGCCGGACCATTCCAGCGCTCCGGCAAGGGAGTTGAGGCGTCCTCGCGGGACCGTGTCGCCGGTCAGGTCGACCTCCGCGAAGGGGCTGCCGTGCTCGATGACGCCCGGGGCCACGCGGGTCGACTCGACGCGGATGGTGGCCGGGGCGATGTGCGCGGCCTCGCCGTAGTGGGCGCGGAGGAAGGCCGGGTGCTCGACACCGTTCAGGAACGGGACGACCAGCGTGTCGGCGCCGAGCGCCGCCGCGGGGAGCCGGTCCAGGGCCGCCTCCAGAGTCGTGTGCTTTACGGCGATCAGGACCGCGTCGACCGGTTCGCGGAGCTCGGCCGCGGTCTCCACTCGGGCGGTGAACTCCCCGAAGCGGGCGCTCCTGACCTGGATGCCGTCCTTCTCCAGCGTGCTCGCCGTCTCCTCCCCGGCCAGGCAGATCACGCGGTTCCCGGCGCGGCCCAGCAGCGCGGCGAGCAGGCCGCCCACGCCGCCCGGGCCCAGTACCGCCACCGTGAGCCGTTCGTTCGTCATGGTCCCCTCGTTTCTGTCGGTCGAGCCGGCGCTCGGTGATGATCACAAAGGGTGGAGGGCCGAGTCAATCCTCGGGGGAACTTGCTGATGCCCAAGGATGTGCTTGGTGAGGGCCATGACCTGCGCGGTCGGCCTGGGATTGGGCGGGGATGCGCGCGAGACTGTTTCCATGTGCCGCAGCATCAAGACTCTCCGACCGCCCGTCCTCCCCGAAGAGGCCACCGAGGACGACATCCGTGCCGCCGCCCTGCAGTACGTCCGCAAGGTCTCCGGCTTCCGTGCGCCCGCCGCGCACAACCGGGAGGTGTTCGAGCGGGCGGTGGACGCGGTCGCCGAGGCCACGGCGGAGTTGTTGGCGGGGTTGGAGGTACGGGGCGCCACCCGAAGGGCCGGGTAGGTTTTCGCCCCCGCCGCCCCTACCCGTCCCATCCCCAGGGGCTGCGCCCCTTCGACCCCGGGGTGCTTTGGGTGGGTGGGTTGGTCGTGGGTGGGGGGTGGTGTGGGGTGTGGGGTGTGTGCGGGTGGGTGGGGGCTGGTCGCGCAGTTCCCCGCGCCCCTTTAGGGGCGCGAGCAACCACAACGCGCCTGCACCCGCCCGACAACGCACACCCCGAGCTCGACCGCGTGCGGGGTCGAAGGGGCGGCGGCGTCAGCCGCTCAGGCGGGGCCGGCGCATGAAGTACGCCGCCCCCGCCCCCGCGCCGAAGAGCGCGGCCACGGAGACGGCCGTCGCCAGCCACGTCGGGCCGAGCCACTGCGCGCCGAGGTAGCCGAGGGCGACGCTGTACGCGGCCCAGGCGACCCCGGCCACCGCCGACCAGGGGAGGAAGTCGCGGGCGCGATGCCGGGCCGCGCCCGCGCCGAGGGAGACGACGGAGCGGCCGGCGGGGGCGAAGCGGGCGACGACGACCAGGAGACCGCCGCCCCGGGCGAGCGCCGCGCCGAGACGTTCCTGCGCGGTCGTCAGGCGCCGGGAGCGGGCGATGGCGCGGTCGAGACGCGCGCTGCCCCGCCAGGCCAGCCGGTACGCCACGAGATCACCGAGCACGGACGCGGTCGCCGCGGAGAGCATCAGCACCAGGATGTCGGGGACCTCGCGAGGCATCGCGCCCGCCGCCGTCTCGGCCGCGGCCGCCGTGGCCGCCGCGACGACCAGGACACCGCTCGGCAGGACCGGGAGGAACACGTCCAGCACGATGGACACGCCCACGACGGCGTAGATCCATGGGCCGGCGGTCAGCCAACCCAGACTCTCAAACACCGAACACTCTCCTGTTGTCCCCCGACGTCACGGCGACCCGTGACAGCCGAACAGCGTACGCCCCGGGTACGACACACGGCTCACAGGGGCTCATGTGTCTGTCACGCCGTGTTCATTCGGACTGCTCGGCGACAGCGTCCGAGTGGGAGTGACGGGGGATCAGGGAGAACAGGGGAGTCAGGGGGGGGCGATCGGGGACGGGCCGCCGGGGCGCGTGGCACCCCGGCGGCCCGTTTCGTGCGACCGGCGATCGGGCCGGGGCAGACCGAAGCGGCCCGGCCCGGGATCAGGCCGCCACGGGCGCCTTGTCCTTGGCGGTCCTGTCCGCGGACGCGGCCTGGCGCTTGCCGAGGAGCTGGTCGAGGCCGAGCGCGCCCGAGCCGGTGAAGATCAGCAGGAACATGGCCCAGGAGTAGAGGGCCGCGCCCTCACCGCCGTTCTCGACCGGCCACAGGGCCTGCGGCTGGTGGACCTTGAAGTACGCGTAGGCCATGGCGCCCGAGGCGATGAACGCCGCGAAGCGGGTGCCGAGGCCGAGGAGGACCAGGGCGCCGCCGACGAGTTCGATGACGCCCGAGTACCAGCCGGGCCAGGTGCCGGCGGAGACGGTGCCGCCCTGTCCGTCCGCGCCGCCCAGGACGCCGAAGAGCTTCTGGGCGCCGTGGCAGGTGAAGAGCAGGCCGATGACGATACGGAAGAGACCGAGGGCGTATGGCTGGGCGCTGTTGAGGCGTCCGGTCATTGTGGGGGACTCCTTCGGTAGTGACCCGGTCCTTGTGGGACCAGTGGGGACGGTTATTACCGGTGAGTCACCAACGTAGGCAGGCCTAATCGATACTTGCAAGTTCAACTTCTGGCCAGCTCTTCATCTCTGCTGAAGCGGCCTTTTCGTATGTCGTCGCACGTAGAACCGCCCGCGCCACGGCATCCGCGTCCGAGAGTGTGACCGAATCCACTCCCGGTCGGGCGCCCGCCGCCGTCACCCAGTGCACGCCCTCCGTGGGTACGCCGAAGGCGAACCGCCGTGGGTGCGCGGCACCCTGACGGTTGATCAGACGGTACGGCCGTGGTGTTACGTCCAGCCCACCCGTCTCGTAACCATCCACCCGGTGCGGGCGGCATCCGCCCGTCCGCAGCAGTCCGGCGAGCAGTTCGTCGGCGGTCCTGCGCAGGTCCGGCTCCGGGAGGCGGGCCTCGACGACCGTGGTCACCCGGACCGCCGAGCCCGGCACGTCGGGCGAGTGTGCCAGCCAGGTCCCGTCCTCCGGCCGTACCTCAAGGCGCGGGCCGAGCACCGTCAGGACGCCCGCCTCGATCAGCGCGGACATCTCCTCGATACGGCTGCGGGGCGGGCCGATGGACAGGAACGCGTTCAACGGCGTGTACCAGCGGTCCAGATGCTCCCGGCGCGACGCGCCGGCCAGCCCGCCGTGGTCCACGATCAGCCGCAGCTCGTTCCGCAGGTCCCGCAGCACGTCCAGCGCCGCCTTCACCGGCCCCTCGACGTTCCCGAGCGCGGCTTGCGCGGCGTCCTCCCGCAGATACCCCAGCAGCCAGCCCCGCCAGTCCTCCGGGCCCGCGAACTCCCGTCCCGTATACGGCCGCGAAACCCGGCCCCACGACCAGCGCTCGGCCTCCGCGACCCCGAACTCGTCCAGAACGGCGGCCTCTTGGGCGGAACGATGGGGCGCGGCGAGGAAACGGTCGCGGAAGGCGCGGCGGGACGCGTCGTCGGCGGGACCGTCGCAGGGGGCGTCGAGGAGCTCGCACGACGGGCCGTGAAGCGACTGGTGCGGCATATCGCCACGCGTACGGCCACGCGGACCGCCCTGGGAATCGCTGCCGGAAGCGCTGCCGGAATCGCTACGGGAATCGCTGCCGGAATCGCTACGGGAATCGCTGCGGGGATCGCTACGGCAATCGTTGCGGGGATCGCGGCACGTGGCCGAATCCGAGGCCCCCAACACCCCCTCGTAGTAAACCGTTTCGACCTCCTTCGCCACCAACGGCCATATCTCCGCGAGGAAGTCGGGCGCCTCCCCGGAGTCCGAGCGTTTGCGGAGGCCGGCGATCACCTCGGGGGTCAGGACGAGCGGGGTGTGGCGGCCGTAGGGGCCCTTGGCGTTGTCGCCGCGCGCCTGGTAGGGGACGCCGCGCCGGGAGCCCGCGTAGAGGCGGGGCTCGCGGCCGGAGGGGACGTACCGCAGACGCCGCTTCTCCCGGGACCGGTCGTCGCGATCGTCGCCGTCGTCGTGTACGAAGCGGCCGCCCCGGCCGGTCGTCAGCAGGGCCATGTGGTCGAAGAAGTTGAGGCCGAGACCGCGCAGGAGGACCGGTTCGCCGGGGGCTACGGGGGAGAGGTCGAGGTCGGCCGGATTGGCGGGCGGGAAGTGGCGCAGGCCGTGGCGGGCGGCGTACGCGGTCAGGTCCCGTTCCGCCCGGTCCGGGACCGTGGGGAGATGGCCCTGGGCGAGGACCACGGCGGCGAGGCGGGTGAGGACGCGGCCGGTGGCGAGGGTGAGCCGCTGGGCGCCGTCGGGGGCGTCGTCGAGGCGGACCGCCCGGGTGCCGTGGACCTCGACCCGGATCTCGGGCGGCGCGCCGCGCACCACCTCGGCGAAGACCCACTCCAGATAGCGCCCGTACTGGGCCCGCGTCGGATAGTCGTCGGGTCCCAACTGGCCCGGCCCATCCGCCCCGCCCGACTCCCCACTCGCCCACTCGTACAGGCTCGGGCCCGGACGTATCGGGCCCGAGCAGTCCACGCTCTCGTCGGTGAAGAGGGTGACCTGGGAGGCCACGGTGTTCATCAGCAGGTGGGGGGACTGGGCGGTGCGCCACACCCGGCCCGGCCCCGGTGGCGCGGGGTCGATGACGTGGACGGTCAGACGGGTGCCGGGGCGGAGCAGTTCGGGGGCGGAGGCGCAGAGACGTTCCAGGACGCTGGTGCCGCGCGGGCCGGCGCCGACGAGAGCGATACCGATGTCACTGATCCCTGAGAAACCTGGAATGTCCGACAAGGGGGTAACTCCCGTGCGAGTGGGGCGCAACGTGGGGCGCGGTGCGGCGACCGCCCGCCGGGAAGCGGACGGTCCGCCTCATCATGCCGTCGCACACCACGGGAGAAGAGCCCTGGGACCGATCAGGCGCGCCCGGTGTGGGATGCCTCACGAGCATCTCGGACAACAGGGGCAACAACCGTGTGCAATGGGTGCATTAGGGGGTGAGAGCCGACTCGGTCGCCGTCTCCAGTCGTGCCTTTCCGCCGTTCCGCGCCCGCGCCCGGTCGAGCCGTAGCCGGGCCGAACGGCCCTGCAGCGTCAGCGTCATGAGGTGGTTGCCGAACCAGGGGCCGCCCGTCCTGCGCCAGTCGATCGAGGGCCGCGCTCCCCGCCCGTGCCGCCCGAACCACCGGCCGAGGGCCCGCCCCGTGCCGCTCCAGCCGAAGCGGAAGCCGAGCTTTATGGAGAGCGGGATGGAGTTGTGCACGGGCGAGCAGGTGAGTTGGAGGACGCGGGCGTCGGGGCCGCCCGGATCACCGTCGGGGGCACGGCCCGAATCACCGCCGGAGCCCCCCGGATGACCGCCCGCGTCGCCCTCCGGCCACGACGGTTCGGCGATGTACGCGTGGTGCACGTCCCCGGAGAGCACGAGCACGGTCGCCGGGGCGTCCGCGCCCGAACCCGCCTCGGCGATCAGCCGGGTCAGGCCCTCGAAGGAGGCGGGGAAGGCCGCCCAGTGCTCCAGGTCGGCGCGCTGCCGCAGGTCCTCCCCGAACCGCGCCCAGCGGTCCCCGCGCTCGCCCCGGCAGAGCGCGGCGCTCCAGGCCTCGGCGTCGTGCACGAGGTGGGGCAGCAGCCAGGGCAGGGACGTACCGATGAGGAGATGGTCGTACGAGCCCCGCGCGTCCAGCGCCTGGGTGCGCAGCCACTCCGTCGCGTCGGGGTTCAGCATCGAGCGGTTCCCCTCGTCGAGGACGCGCGCGGCCCGGGTGTCGAGCATCAGAACACGTACGCGCCCGAAGTCCCGCCGATAGCTCCAGCGGACCGAGGCCGGGTCCTGGTCGGCTTGGGAGGCGTGGGCGCGCAGCGCGTCCGTACCGTCCGGGGTGGCGCGTACGGCGGCGTGGACCGGGTCGGCGGCCAGTTCGGCGGGGGAGAGGTTGCCGAGGTGCTGGTGGACCCAGTACGACATCAGGCCGCTCAGGATGCGCTCGCGCCACCAGGGGGTGGTCCGCATGTCGGCGAGCCAGGCCTCGCTGGTGTTCCAGTCGTCTATGACGTCGTGGTCGTCGAAGATCATGCAGCTGGGGACGGTGGAGAGCAGCCAGCGGATCTCGGGGTCGAGCCAGGACTCGTAATAGAGGTGGGTGTACTCCTCGTAGTCCGCCACCTGGTCGCCCGGCGGGTCCGTCAGGTTCCGGCGGGCGGCCAGCCACTGGCGGGTGGCCTTGGAGGTCTCGTCCGCGTACACCTGGTCGCCCAGGAGGAGGAGTACGTCGGGGCGCTCGGCGCCCGGTTCGGCGGCCAGGTGGGCCGCCAGGGTGTCCAGGGCGTCCGGGCCCACCGGGTCCGGTTCGCCGGCGGGCGGCGCGGCCCAGCGGCAGGAGCCGAAGGCGACCCGGACGGTGTCGCCCTCGGCCGGGGTGCGGATCTCGGAGGGCGGGAAGGCCGAGCCGGGCTCGGGCCACACGGGCGTGCCGTCCAGCAGGATGTCGTACGCCGATGCCGTGCCCGGCGTGAGTCCCGTCACCGGGACGAGCGCGTAGTGGTGGCCGGCGATCTGGAAGGTGCGGGCCTCGCCGCCCCCGCCGCCGGCGCAGCGCACCTCGGCGACGCAGGGACGGCTCGCCTCGACCCATACGGTCGCGGACGAGCCGTCCACATATCTCAGCAGTGGTCCCAGGCGCAGCCCCGCCATCGGTGATCACCCTCCTCCGTCGCCCCGTACGGTACGGAACGACGGAGGCCGGCGGGGAGGTTCCGGGTCACAACTTGGGGCTGGTTCAGCAGCTGGCCAGGTAGCTGGTGAGCGCGCTCTTCTCGGCCGAGTCGACGGAGAGGTCGTAGTAGTACTTCACCTGGACCCAGGCGCGGACGTACGTGCAGCGGTAGGACGTGACCGAGGGCATCCACTCGGCCGGGTCCTGGTCGCTCTTCGACTGGTTCACGTTGTCCGTGACGGCGATGAGCTGCGGGCGGGTCAGGTCGTTGGCGAAGGCCTGACGGGTGGCGCTGCTCCAGCTGTCGGCGCCGGAGTCCCAGGCCTCGGCCAGCGGCACGAGGTGGTCGATGTCGAGGTCGGAGGCGGCGGTCCAGGTGGCGCCGTCGTAGGGGGAGTACCAGGAGCCGCTGGTGGCGGCGCAGGCGGAGCTGGTGACGACGTTCGAACCGTCGCGCTTGAGGACCGTCTCGCGGGTGTTGCAGGTGCCGCTGATGGTGATCCAGTGGTTGAACAGGTCCCGGTTGTACCCGGTGCGGTCCTCGGTCGCCACGGTCAGGCTCGCGAGGTAGGTACGGGCGGTGGCGGCGCTGACGGGGGTGGGCAGCGCGGCGGAGGCGGTCGGAGCGTTGAAGAGCGCGACGGAGGCTATCAATCCGCTGAGCGCCGCGAGTATGCTGACTCGTCGACGCGCGTAGAACCTGCGCATGGGAACTCCTTGTGGGGCCGGGGGTGTTGGGGCGCGAGCGATTGAAGGGTCGCGTCGCTGTGTTACCGGCGGATGTGCGTCTGGTGAGAAGCTAATGACGTGTGCATGACACGACAAGGGTTGCGTCGTGATTGATGGGCGCGTAGGGGGTGGGGGCGCTTGGGTTGTGGTGCGGGTGCGGGTGCGTCGTGGTTGCTCGCGCAGTTCCCCGCGCCCCTAAAAGACCAGGCCCCACTCACCCGCAGCCGCCACACGACCCGGCGCCCCGATCCCCTAGGCGACCCGCGTATCATGGGCCGCGCAGAAGGGGAGTAGCTCTTCGCCGGACCGTCGACATACTGCTCAGCTCGTCTGAGCCGGCGCCCGGAGGCAGGTCCCGTGATTCGGGACCGGCCAGCGAGACCTTCGGCAAGCAGTGCACCCATGACCGTGTGCTGCCGTGCCGAGGTGTCGCGACAGCGGATGATTTCTCTCGGTGGG
Encoded proteins:
- a CDS encoding alkaline phosphatase D family protein; this translates as MAGLRLGPLLRYVDGSSATVWVEASRPCVAEVRCAGGGGGEARTFQIAGHHYALVPVTGLTPGTASAYDILLDGTPVWPEPGSAFPPSEIRTPAEGDTVRVAFGSCRWAAPPAGEPDPVGPDALDTLAAHLAAEPGAERPDVLLLLGDQVYADETSKATRQWLAARRNLTDPPGDQVADYEEYTHLYYESWLDPEIRWLLSTVPSCMIFDDHDVIDDWNTSEAWLADMRTTPWWRERILSGLMSYWVHQHLGNLSPAELAADPVHAAVRATPDGTDALRAHASQADQDPASVRWSYRRDFGRVRVLMLDTRAARVLDEGNRSMLNPDATEWLRTQALDARGSYDHLLIGTSLPWLLPHLVHDAEAWSAALCRGERGDRWARFGEDLRQRADLEHWAAFPASFEGLTRLIAEAGSGADAPATVLVLSGDVHHAYIAEPSWPEGDAGGHPGGSGGDSGRAPDGDPGGPDARVLQLTCSPVHNSIPLSIKLGFRFGWSGTGRALGRWFGRHGRGARPSIDWRRTGGPWFGNHLMTLTLQGRSARLRLDRARARNGGKARLETATESALTP
- a CDS encoding HNH endonuclease family protein, translating into MRRFYARRRVSILAALSGLIASVALFNAPTASAALPTPVSAATARTYLASLTVATEDRTGYNRDLFNHWITISGTCNTRETVLKRDGSNVVTSSACAATSGSWYSPYDGATWTAASDLDIDHLVPLAEAWDSGADSWSSATRQAFANDLTRPQLIAVTDNVNQSKSDQDPAEWMPSVTSYRCTYVRAWVQVKYYYDLSVDSAEKSALTSYLASC